In Paenibacillus kyungheensis, the following are encoded in one genomic region:
- a CDS encoding PsbP-related protein, producing MYKKIVPVILLSVALTACGSANKEATPATESNTVATNESATTAQATTTEFKTYDADLFSIDYPASWKEYDTSNLNQPSVQIAFVDPAPKAKFADNLNVTMEASNITAKANSEQLIKFYETSATYMENFKLIEYKDNDNNSGVLVGEYTQPETKENVVLTQYLVPSNGNFYAISLSLGKASYDNGGKAMVDQMIESFTLNDETNTNNEVTAEQATSSAQTVTADMMTEVVPNVVADGALDDSTYNYIVDNSNLFPATTAADKKLAKAEVDSTITSKHLFKNINPYLDTMVSLTGDIIQVQEQETAYGTVATIHISDENDNSIVGIYKGSTGDILDGDNVTMRGVPTASYSFENVGGGTTNAVLLTVSTIQKN from the coding sequence ATGTACAAAAAAATCGTACCAGTCATTTTACTATCTGTAGCTTTAACAGCTTGTGGATCTGCTAACAAAGAAGCTACTCCAGCAACCGAAAGTAACACAGTAGCAACGAATGAATCTGCAACAACTGCACAAGCAACTACCACAGAATTCAAAACTTATGATGCTGATCTATTTTCGATAGATTATCCTGCATCTTGGAAAGAATATGATACTTCTAATCTCAATCAACCTTCTGTTCAAATAGCATTTGTAGATCCTGCACCCAAAGCTAAATTTGCTGACAATCTAAATGTAACAATGGAAGCTTCCAATATTACTGCTAAAGCTAATTCTGAACAATTAATAAAGTTTTATGAAACAAGTGCAACATACATGGAGAACTTTAAATTAATTGAATATAAAGATAATGATAATAACTCTGGAGTTCTTGTAGGCGAATATACTCAACCAGAAACTAAAGAAAATGTTGTATTAACTCAATACTTGGTTCCTTCCAACGGAAATTTTTATGCTATTTCTTTAAGTTTGGGTAAAGCTTCATATGATAATGGTGGAAAAGCTATGGTTGACCAAATGATTGAATCATTTACACTAAATGATGAAACAAATACAAATAATGAAGTAACTGCTGAACAAGCAACAAGCTCTGCTCAAACAGTAACCGCTGATATGATGACTGAAGTTGTACCTAATGTGGTAGCAGATGGTGCTCTGGATGATTCTACCTATAACTATATTGTAGACAATTCTAACCTATTTCCTGCAACTACTGCTGCTGACAAGAAGCTAGCTAAAGCGGAAGTTGATTCTACTATTACTTCAAAACACCTTTTTAAAAATATCAATCCTTATTTAGACACTATGGTTTCACTTACTGGTGATATTATACAAGTTCAAGAACAAGAAACCGCTTATGGTACAGTTGCAACGATTCACATCTCTGATGAAAATGATAATTCTATTGTAGGCATTTATAAAGGTTCTACAGGTGACATACTTGATGGAGATAATGTTACGATGAGAGGTGTGCCTACAGCATCTTATTCTTTTGAGAATGTTGGTGGCGGAACAACGAATGCTGTATTATTAACTGTTTCTACTATCCAAAAAAATTAA
- a CDS encoding Lrp/AsnC family transcriptional regulator translates to MLDNTDRQILEELSKNSRISMKELGTKIHLSGPAASARVEKLEASGIIEGYTININQIKMGYFIHALINIYTKSTHHQPYLSFLKTQEPYVIHNYKISGDSCYILECKFPSNEELDKFLIQLNEHVNYKLSIIINK, encoded by the coding sequence ATGTTGGATAACACAGATAGGCAAATCCTAGAAGAGCTTTCTAAGAACAGTCGAATCTCTATGAAAGAACTAGGAACAAAAATACATTTAAGCGGACCTGCCGCTTCTGCACGAGTCGAAAAACTAGAAGCTAGTGGAATAATTGAAGGATATACGATCAATATTAATCAGATCAAGATGGGGTATTTTATTCATGCATTGATTAATATTTACACCAAAAGTACTCATCATCAGCCTTATCTTTCTTTTCTAAAAACACAAGAACCTTATGTGATCCATAATTATAAAATCAGCGGAGACAGTTGCTATATTCTAGAATGTAAATTCCCATCTAATGAAGAACTGGATAAATTTCTTATTCAATTAAATGAGCATGTTAATTATAAATTATCGATTATTATCAATAAATAA
- a CDS encoding MBL fold metallo-hydrolase: MNIQLIRNATLIVNYAGKKFLIDPFLAEKGVYPPFPNSARQDQHNPLQNLPVPINDIIDHIDAVIVTHLHLDHWDDTAKEVLPKHVKLFTQNEEDANKVRSAGFQHVEVLQEDTVFEGIQLTKTKGEHGRGDLVNLMGHVSGVVFKHQEEKTLYIAGDTVWYQSVEETIHTHNPEVIVVNAGANQLLEGGPIIMDKEDVYEVHQATPTATIMAVHMEAANHWGLSRQELRRFAAEKDFSSQLLVPEDGEAYTL, encoded by the coding sequence ATGAATATACAGCTCATACGCAACGCTACATTGATCGTCAACTATGCAGGAAAAAAGTTTCTAATTGATCCCTTTTTGGCGGAAAAAGGTGTGTATCCTCCGTTCCCAAATTCAGCAAGACAAGATCAACATAATCCGTTACAAAATTTACCTGTGCCTATAAATGACATTATCGACCATATCGACGCAGTGATTGTGACTCATTTACATTTGGATCACTGGGATGATACTGCCAAAGAAGTATTGCCAAAACACGTAAAACTGTTCACTCAAAACGAAGAAGATGCAAACAAAGTTCGAAGTGCTGGTTTTCAACATGTAGAGGTTTTGCAAGAAGATACTGTATTTGAAGGTATTCAATTGACCAAAACAAAGGGGGAGCATGGTAGAGGAGATCTGGTGAACCTTATGGGGCATGTATCTGGAGTAGTGTTTAAGCATCAAGAGGAGAAAACATTATATATAGCCGGTGATACGGTATGGTATCAGAGCGTAGAAGAAACGATTCATACTCACAACCCGGAAGTGATTGTAGTGAATGCAGGAGCCAATCAACTCCTGGAAGGTGGGCCAATCATTATGGACAAAGAAGATGTGTATGAAGTTCATCAAGCAACACCGACTGCAACGATCATGGCTGTTCATATGGAAGCAGCGAACCATTGGGGACTATCCAGACAAGAATTGAGAAGATTTGCCGCTGAAAAAGATTTCTCTTCTCAACTATTAGTGCCAGAAGATGGAGAAGCATACACATTATAA
- a CDS encoding sporulation protein: MSFFNKMLARVGVGAAKIDTILERTEYYPNEDINGVVHIQGGNVDQEVGNIYIKVMTEYIREHDEKKEHVQYAMAQYKVSDEMIVKKGQKLEIPFSFILPSQTPITFDRQKVWLHTGLDIGMSLDPTDHDYITVHPHPYMDTVFHATELLGFHFHSSSVEYLSRSRYGVPFVQEFEFTPGREFSNRITELELVMRLEPHGLQVLVEVDRRGRGLGGLFAQAFDMDERHAWLELRESELNRGAEYIADKLENLIIKQSR, encoded by the coding sequence ATGTCATTCTTTAATAAAATGCTTGCTCGTGTAGGCGTAGGCGCTGCCAAAATCGATACTATTTTAGAGCGTACAGAGTATTATCCTAACGAAGATATTAACGGAGTGGTTCATATTCAAGGCGGTAACGTCGATCAAGAAGTTGGTAATATCTATATTAAAGTGATGACTGAATATATTCGTGAACATGATGAGAAAAAAGAACATGTACAATATGCGATGGCTCAATACAAAGTGTCTGACGAAATGATTGTGAAAAAAGGACAAAAGTTAGAAATCCCGTTCTCCTTTATTTTACCGTCTCAGACTCCTATTACTTTTGATCGTCAAAAAGTATGGTTGCATACCGGACTAGATATTGGCATGAGCCTTGATCCGACCGATCACGATTATATTACCGTTCATCCTCACCCTTATATGGATACCGTCTTCCATGCTACCGAGTTGTTAGGATTCCATTTCCACAGTTCATCAGTAGAATATCTATCCCGTTCTCGTTATGGTGTACCGTTCGTACAAGAATTTGAATTTACACCAGGACGCGAATTTAGTAATCGGATTACCGAATTAGAATTAGTCATGCGCCTAGAACCTCATGGACTACAAGTACTGGTTGAAGTGGATCGCCGTGGACGCGGACTAGGTGGATTATTCGCTCAAGCATTTGATATGGATGAGCGTCATGCATGGTTAGAACTGCGTGAAAGTGAATTAAATCGTGGCGCAGAATATATCGCAGACAAATTAGAAAATTTAATTATTAAGCAAAGTCGTTAA
- a CDS encoding methyl-accepting chemotaxis protein, producing MNIKQKLSGVFSIMILIVLLVGAIGGYEVHTASKNYQNLLNGRVQTILAIKDLRYLAGDQTKYLRGYLLTGDTNQLDMFKQNKEKLIADIATWQQKLADDSKASQMLQELSDLETQYGGITDQLIVYKQQNNVAAYTKMVQEQCVPMALSLADKAQQMEEYHANLLKEAQVETNNSANVTLYTLMIISVIAVIVGILIAYFVIRMFSKPIALVAEGAKEIAHGNLTIADLQITSKDELGQMATSFNEMKNNLRGLMQVIGSSAEQMAAASEELTATSEESVKTADEATTTVTGISSSAGRQLQQVMDNQQLLEKNTNNIYRIAESVALVADSSSKALSDVEHGGSNVEQTVLQMKNVDQTVQATATALYELAEQSKEIATIVQVIRDIAGQTNLLSLNASIEAARAGEHGLGFAVVASEVKKLSEYSNDSARQINEKIEDIIQRTSHAVSKMEEGAKEVQSGTQAVQQMGTIFQNVQSAIQLVTEQVQEVSAASNQISSSSSKILDSERQIADLSQQITSDSKEATQASTIQLESMREISNAAESLSHLSMELQSEVAKFRV from the coding sequence ATGAATATTAAACAGAAATTATCAGGGGTTTTTTCTATTATGATACTTATCGTTTTGCTTGTAGGCGCTATTGGAGGATATGAAGTTCACACCGCAAGTAAAAATTATCAAAATTTGCTTAATGGACGAGTACAGACCATATTAGCGATTAAAGATCTTCGTTATTTGGCAGGCGATCAGACGAAATATTTAAGAGGATATTTACTTACAGGGGATACCAATCAGTTAGACATGTTCAAGCAGAACAAAGAAAAATTAATTGCAGATATTGCTACATGGCAACAAAAGTTAGCAGACGATTCCAAAGCTTCGCAAATGTTACAAGAATTATCTGATCTTGAAACGCAATATGGTGGTATTACAGATCAACTTATCGTATACAAACAACAAAATAATGTAGCCGCTTATACAAAAATGGTACAAGAACAGTGTGTTCCAATGGCATTATCTTTAGCAGATAAAGCACAACAAATGGAAGAATATCATGCTAACCTATTAAAAGAAGCACAGGTCGAAACGAATAATAGTGCAAATGTAACATTGTATACTTTAATGATTATCAGTGTGATTGCTGTGATTGTTGGTATTCTAATTGCATACTTCGTTATCCGTATGTTCTCTAAACCAATTGCTCTTGTCGCTGAAGGTGCTAAAGAAATCGCTCATGGTAATTTAACGATTGCTGATCTTCAAATTACAAGTAAAGATGAATTGGGACAAATGGCAACTTCGTTTAATGAGATGAAAAATAATCTACGTGGATTGATGCAAGTTATCGGTTCTAGTGCAGAGCAGATGGCTGCGGCTTCAGAAGAATTAACAGCGACATCCGAAGAATCTGTAAAAACAGCAGATGAAGCTACAACTACTGTAACAGGAATCTCATCTTCGGCAGGACGTCAATTACAACAAGTCATGGATAACCAACAATTGTTAGAAAAAAATACAAACAATATTTATCGTATTGCTGAATCTGTAGCATTAGTAGCTGACTCTTCTTCCAAAGCATTGAGTGATGTAGAACATGGTGGAAGCAATGTAGAGCAAACTGTATTACAAATGAAAAATGTAGATCAGACTGTACAAGCAACAGCTACAGCGCTTTATGAATTAGCAGAGCAATCGAAAGAGATCGCTACGATTGTACAAGTGATTCGTGATATCGCTGGACAGACTAACTTGCTTTCTTTGAATGCTTCGATTGAAGCTGCTCGTGCAGGAGAACATGGTCTTGGATTCGCTGTTGTTGCGAGTGAAGTGAAAAAACTTTCTGAATATTCAAATGACTCAGCTAGACAGATCAACGAAAAGATCGAAGATATTATTCAAAGAACTTCTCATGCTGTAAGTAAAATGGAAGAGGGCGCCAAAGAAGTACAAAGTGGTACTCAAGCTGTACAACAAATGGGTACTATTTTCCAAAATGTACAAAGTGCGATCCAGCTTGTTACAGAACAGGTACAAGAAGTGTCGGCGGCATCTAATCAAATTTCATCCAGTTCGTCTAAAATTCTAGATTCTGAGCGTCAAATTGCAGATCTTTCTCAACAAATCACGTCAGATTCTAAAGAAGCAACACAAGCTTCAACGATCCAATTAGAATCTATGCGCGAAATCTCCAATGCAGCAGAATCGTTAAGCCATCTATCTATGGAATTGCAGAGTGAAGTTGCCAAGTTCCGCGTATAA
- a CDS encoding NucA/NucB deoxyribonuclease domain-containing protein, with protein MSSKKIWGFVVTAILAGVIYLVNGHVDLGGILNPNQASNGQADYTLVVPADRYPKTAAHIKDAIAEGHSAICTIDRGGAKANRQLSLRGIATKKGYDRDEWPMAMCQEGGEGADIRYIKPSDNRGAGSWIGNQLDNYSDGTRVLFEVK; from the coding sequence ATGTCTTCTAAAAAAATATGGGGATTTGTGGTTACTGCGATTCTAGCAGGGGTTATTTATCTAGTGAATGGACATGTTGATCTAGGCGGGATACTGAATCCTAACCAAGCATCAAATGGACAAGCTGATTATACCCTTGTTGTGCCTGCTGATCGTTATCCTAAGACCGCAGCTCACATTAAAGATGCTATAGCAGAAGGACATTCTGCGATCTGTACGATAGATCGTGGGGGCGCCAAAGCGAATCGTCAGCTATCTTTGCGAGGAATAGCTACCAAAAAAGGCTATGATCGAGATGAGTGGCCTATGGCAATGTGTCAGGAAGGTGGAGAAGGTGCAGATATTCGTTATATCAAACCTTCAGATAATCGCGGCGCAGGTTCATGGATAGGTAACCAATTAGACAATTATTCAGATGGCACAAGGGTATTATTTGAGGTAAAATAA
- a CDS encoding quaternary amine ABC transporter ATP-binding protein, with translation MSILEIKNVSKLFGPNAEQNAKLLDQGWTKEKMAKEKQITVGVNRVNMEIEEGEIFVIMGLSGSGKSTLVRMFNRLIEPTSGEILVNGKDLRKMNKEQLRNVRRKTISMVFQKFALFPHRSVLENVEYGLEIQKVAKAERRTKAETSLELVGLKGWENKMPDELSGGMQQRVGLARALANDPEVLLMDEAFSALDPLIRRDMQDELLELQDKMKKTIIFITHDLDEALRIGDRIALMKDGAVVQIGTPEEIMIQPANSYVARFVEDVDLSKVLTAAHVMRRPETITLDRGPRVALELMRERGVSNLFVIDRSKKLLGIITAEDAVTAMKTQQKLEDILIRDVPQVEPERMLNELFELVSTAKLPVAVVDERDRLTGVLIRGALLGALAGEVDNGEVNEYA, from the coding sequence GTGTCTATTTTAGAAATCAAAAATGTAAGTAAGTTGTTCGGTCCTAATGCAGAACAAAATGCCAAATTATTGGATCAAGGCTGGACGAAAGAAAAAATGGCGAAAGAGAAACAGATTACTGTTGGTGTCAATCGTGTAAATATGGAAATTGAAGAAGGCGAGATTTTTGTTATTATGGGATTGTCCGGTAGCGGTAAATCTACATTGGTTCGTATGTTCAATCGTCTGATCGAACCTACATCCGGTGAAATTCTGGTGAATGGTAAAGACCTTCGCAAAATGAATAAAGAACAACTTCGCAATGTGCGTCGCAAAACAATCAGTATGGTATTTCAAAAATTCGCTTTATTCCCTCATCGTAGTGTTCTCGAAAATGTGGAGTATGGACTTGAAATTCAAAAAGTCGCTAAAGCTGAACGTCGTACCAAAGCAGAGACTTCTCTTGAATTGGTTGGACTTAAAGGCTGGGAAAACAAAATGCCTGATGAATTAAGTGGTGGTATGCAACAACGTGTAGGTCTAGCACGCGCTCTAGCAAATGATCCTGAAGTTCTTTTGATGGATGAAGCATTTAGTGCCCTAGATCCACTGATTCGTCGTGATATGCAAGATGAATTACTTGAATTGCAAGACAAAATGAAAAAAACAATCATCTTTATTACGCATGATCTGGATGAAGCGCTTCGTATCGGTGATCGCATCGCTCTTATGAAAGACGGAGCTGTTGTACAAATCGGTACACCGGAAGAAATTATGATTCAGCCTGCTAACTCGTATGTAGCACGCTTTGTCGAAGACGTTGATTTGTCTAAAGTATTAACTGCTGCTCATGTCATGCGCAGACCAGAAACAATTACATTGGATCGTGGACCTCGTGTAGCGCTTGAATTGATGCGTGAACGTGGTGTATCTAATTTATTTGTAATAGATCGTTCCAAAAAATTACTCGGTATTATTACTGCAGAAGATGCTGTAACAGCGATGAAAACACAACAAAAACTAGAAGACATCTTAATTCGCGATGTGCCTCAAGTTGAACCGGAACGCATGCTAAATGAGTTGTTTGAATTAGTCAGCACAGCTAAATTGCCTGTTGCTGTAGTAGATGAACGTGATCGCTTAACAGGTGTATTGATTCGTGGAGCCTTACTTGGTGCACTTGCCGGCGAAGTAGATAATGGAGAGGTGAATGAATATGCCTAA
- a CDS encoding GbsR/MarR family transcriptional regulator, translating to MSLDQLNESQQEAVEKVRKRVIEVIGRNMDLYGVTLSTGHLYGMLFFADKPMTLDDMGTEMAMSKTSMSTGIRNLLDLRMVNKVWEKGSRKDLYEVEYDWYQTFTDFFAIKWRKSVESNILVLRKSIKEIDKLIVELDSESPATEVLNKDKEKMEEAVRYYMWLDRLIDLMEEGQIFDFVPKEE from the coding sequence ATGAGCTTGGACCAATTAAATGAATCACAGCAAGAAGCAGTAGAGAAAGTAAGAAAACGAGTTATTGAAGTGATAGGACGCAATATGGATTTGTATGGAGTCACATTATCGACAGGACATTTATATGGCATGCTCTTTTTTGCAGACAAGCCTATGACTTTAGATGATATGGGAACAGAAATGGCAATGAGCAAAACAAGTATGAGTACCGGTATTCGTAATTTATTAGATTTACGTATGGTCAATAAAGTATGGGAAAAAGGATCACGTAAAGACTTATATGAAGTCGAATATGATTGGTACCAGACATTTACGGATTTCTTTGCAATCAAATGGCGCAAATCGGTAGAAAGTAATATTTTAGTATTACGCAAATCGATCAAAGAAATCGATAAATTGATTGTAGAGTTGGATAGCGAGTCACCTGCTACAGAAGTATTGAACAAAGATAAAGAAAAAATGGAAGAAGCGGTTCGCTATTATATGTGGTTAGATCGATTGATTGATCTGATGGAAGAAGGACAGATTTTCGATTTTGTGCCTAAAGAAGAATAG
- a CDS encoding S8 family serine peptidase, which produces MNKAKAMRTCSMITLTALLTVSTLLSPTRSFAAEVGTITSPYELTSTANRSLLHSSADSAPIISPNINVKSNQIIRVIVQLNNEPVAVNQYEADKGTPSLTTSSIEDRQVMASTATTIDSQQSNFSAAAQAKGIKMTVNYRYNTVLNGMEISIPANQIPTLAEIPGIKSIYENNNYYTIPVQEPTSLTATSATYDASPLNLIGVPLAWQKGLTGKGVKVGVIDTGIDYEHPDLKGAYKGGYDSVHHDNDPYEDPPLSIKDDPQGLGFAGTSHGTHVSGTIVGQAANQTSEIVQKGVAYDAELHVYKVLGRDSQTGRSTGTTAQIIDGIEHAVKDHMDVINLSLGTDADKDVNSPDVIAINNAVLSGVVVVVANGNAAAPGSYYYSLGSPASSPLAISVGASTVPGTQYQATVTASVYGADTVSKDTYAQSYPLNAIAWRTKQDDFAQYLGETSYQGVYVGLGLDDDYKGKDVQNKVVLMSRGGSKFTDKITLAKSKGAKAVIIFNGDAQVNDSTVADLSEHIAGRDGNIGSGAYIGDGYPYIPSFDMAGQAGRALARKVVKSPATPLTFTFGNQYPKTSSIGDTIADFSSRGPNQDGLLGIKPDVVAPGTNIESTFPAYGKFIKDASYKEAYLRQNGTSMASPHVAGLAALLKQEHPDWTPFDIRAVLANTATPLKDAEGTLYDVYSQGSGRVNVVDAVYSPAVLETVEPITILDKELKKKTVTNYGSSAAFGVITAGGTEQSKTLQIKNTSTTSIQYQASVHMNPSVTSDPYQPVSTPDVSHIATRLKGTNPDGSIVVSGKSTKEFALAVQPDATAVTGDYEGEVVLTANGYPTLHLPFVLHVGTSLPDAGLGIQEVTLSDRNVRLNGKQDSIDVGFHLTATDSNVMELNVYDMNDVAQGTLAQVVQPVTDEGYPLYKPGYYNFNNIDNVVMVADNNGTSLKVLPPGQYKLELAVYHVSPQGVTDPESVHPAYSSYRITGTEKDRIHTAEQPFRYILDGQQVIAKPVIALNDTDRITYKVLSSSDAKYVDNNGTLLKYPTSGSRIVKLNIQIQSVADPTVKTTVKALIKIKANAK; this is translated from the coding sequence TTGAATAAAGCCAAAGCTATGCGTACCTGTTCTATGATTACACTAACAGCATTACTTACCGTAAGTACTTTGTTATCGCCGACCCGTTCTTTTGCTGCTGAAGTAGGCACGATCACTTCTCCGTATGAATTAACGTCAACTGCGAATCGATCATTACTGCATTCGTCTGCTGATTCAGCTCCAATCATTTCGCCTAATATCAATGTAAAATCCAATCAGATCATTCGTGTGATTGTACAGCTAAATAATGAACCTGTTGCTGTCAATCAATATGAAGCTGATAAAGGAACACCAAGTTTAACCACTTCATCTATAGAAGATAGACAAGTAATGGCGTCTACAGCTACAACGATAGATTCACAGCAGTCTAATTTTAGTGCTGCTGCTCAAGCTAAAGGAATTAAGATGACTGTCAATTATCGCTATAACACTGTACTAAATGGAATGGAGATTTCTATACCTGCCAATCAGATTCCTACATTGGCTGAAATTCCAGGGATCAAGTCGATTTATGAAAATAATAATTATTATACGATTCCTGTGCAGGAACCAACTTCGCTTACTGCAACAAGTGCTACATATGATGCTTCACCGCTCAATCTTATCGGCGTTCCGTTAGCCTGGCAAAAAGGGTTAACCGGTAAAGGGGTCAAAGTCGGTGTTATTGATACGGGTATTGATTATGAACATCCTGATTTGAAAGGCGCTTATAAAGGAGGATATGATTCAGTACATCATGATAATGATCCTTATGAAGATCCTCCTTTATCTATAAAAGACGATCCGCAAGGATTAGGATTTGCAGGTACATCGCATGGTACACATGTATCCGGTACAATCGTTGGTCAAGCGGCGAATCAGACCAGTGAAATTGTGCAAAAAGGAGTCGCTTATGATGCTGAATTGCATGTCTACAAAGTATTAGGACGTGATTCGCAGACTGGACGCTCTACAGGTACAACCGCGCAAATTATCGATGGAATTGAACATGCTGTTAAAGATCACATGGATGTTATTAATTTGTCGTTAGGTACAGATGCAGACAAAGACGTCAATTCTCCAGATGTGATTGCTATTAATAATGCGGTATTAAGCGGTGTCGTGGTCGTGGTTGCGAACGGCAATGCAGCGGCGCCAGGCTCATACTATTATTCGCTAGGTTCTCCAGCTAGTTCGCCATTAGCGATTTCTGTAGGAGCTTCTACCGTTCCCGGCACTCAATACCAAGCGACTGTTACCGCTTCTGTATATGGCGCGGATACAGTTAGTAAAGATACGTATGCACAAAGTTATCCATTAAATGCGATCGCATGGCGCACCAAACAAGATGATTTCGCTCAATATTTGGGAGAAACTTCGTATCAAGGTGTATATGTTGGCTTGGGATTGGATGATGATTATAAAGGCAAAGATGTACAAAATAAAGTGGTGTTAATGTCACGCGGAGGTTCTAAATTTACAGACAAAATCACACTTGCCAAATCCAAAGGAGCCAAAGCGGTTATTATTTTCAATGGTGATGCTCAAGTCAATGATTCCACTGTAGCTGACTTATCCGAACATATCGCAGGGCGAGACGGAAATATCGGAAGTGGAGCTTATATTGGAGATGGGTATCCTTATATTCCGAGCTTTGATATGGCAGGACAAGCAGGACGTGCATTAGCAAGAAAAGTTGTGAAATCTCCGGCTACACCATTAACATTTACATTTGGCAATCAGTATCCCAAAACATCTTCAATAGGAGATACGATAGCTGATTTTAGTTCTCGCGGCCCTAATCAAGATGGATTGCTTGGAATTAAGCCGGATGTGGTTGCGCCAGGTACCAATATTGAATCCACATTTCCAGCGTACGGCAAATTTATTAAAGATGCTTCGTACAAAGAAGCTTATTTGCGGCAAAATGGAACAAGTATGGCTAGTCCTCATGTAGCCGGATTAGCGGCTTTGTTAAAACAAGAACATCCTGACTGGACTCCTTTTGATATTCGAGCAGTACTAGCGAATACAGCGACACCACTCAAAGACGCAGAAGGTACTTTATATGATGTCTATTCTCAAGGAAGTGGACGTGTCAATGTAGTAGATGCTGTCTATTCTCCGGCTGTTCTTGAAACGGTAGAACCGATTACAATTTTGGATAAAGAATTGAAAAAGAAAACAGTGACGAATTATGGTTCGTCTGCTGCTTTTGGCGTAATCACAGCAGGTGGAACAGAACAATCCAAAACATTACAGATCAAAAATACATCGACAACCAGTATTCAATATCAAGCCAGTGTACACATGAATCCAAGCGTTACTTCAGACCCGTATCAACCTGTATCCACACCGGATGTAAGCCATATCGCTACAAGGTTAAAAGGAACAAATCCAGACGGTTCGATTGTAGTGAGCGGCAAATCAACTAAAGAGTTTGCTCTGGCCGTTCAACCGGATGCTACAGCCGTAACAGGAGATTATGAAGGAGAAGTGGTATTAACTGCGAATGGGTATCCTACATTGCATTTACCATTTGTTCTCCATGTAGGAACCAGTCTTCCTGATGCTGGTCTAGGAATACAAGAAGTGACATTAAGTGATCGAAATGTTCGTTTGAATGGCAAGCAAGATAGTATAGATGTCGGTTTTCATTTGACAGCTACCGATTCCAATGTAATGGAATTGAATGTATATGATATGAACGATGTTGCTCAAGGAACACTGGCGCAGGTCGTACAACCTGTTACAGATGAAGGATATCCGCTATACAAGCCAGGGTATTATAACTTTAATAATATCGATAATGTAGTAATGGTAGCTGATAATAACGGAACTTCGCTGAAAGTACTTCCACCGGGACAATACAAATTAGAATTAGCTGTATATCATGTGAGCCCACAAGGTGTGACCGATCCTGAGTCGGTTCATCCTGCATATTCATCTTATCGGATTACAGGAACAGAGAAAGATCGGATTCATACTGCTGAACAACCATTTCGTTATATTCTGGATGGGCAACAGGTAATCGCCAAGCCAGTAATTGCACTCAACGATACAGATCGCATCACCTACAAAGTATTATCTTCAAGCGATGCGAAGTATGTAGACAACAACGGAACACTTTTAAAATATCCAACATCTGGATCGCGTATCGTCAAATTAAATATTCAGATTCAATCAGTAGCAGATCCTACCGTCAAAACAACAGTCAAAGCATTGATCAAAATCAAAGCAAATGCCAAATAA